The Rhodococcus sp. B50 DNA window CGTGAAGAACGGCCACGTCGTCAAGAACGTCCTGTGACCGTGCCGGCACATCGGACACGGCACGACGCCCTATTCGCTCGGCGCGAGGACGATCGGTGACCCACTACGAAACCCATACGGAAGCAACGGAATCGGACGATCTCGACACGCCTCCGTACGGCATGCCGGTCGTCGGGCAGGCGGTCGCCCGGCAGACTCCGGGCACGCTCGTGTCGGCACGCGGAATCGAACTCCACGGCCCGTGGGGGCACGTGTTCGGGCCGCTCGACCTGGACCTCGACGCCGGGGGCGTGACGGTCCTGGCGGCGCAGGCCGGTGCCGCGCGGACCGCACTGCTCATGGCTCTGTGTGGGCGCATGCGGCTGACCCGGGGATCGTTGACGGTCCTCGGCGAGGACCGGCCCCAGAAGGTGATTGCCCGATCGGCGATCGCGTGCATGAACGAGCTCGACGAGGTGCGTCCGTCTGTCACCGTACGCGACCTCGTCACCGAGCAGAAACGGTGGGATTCCCCGTGGTACAGGTTCGTTCCGCGGGTCGACGAGGGCGGTGTCGCCGAGATGTGCGGGGAGATCTTCGGCGACGTACCGCTGCCCCCGCTCGAGGCGTTCGTCGACGACCTTCCCGAACTCCAGCAACTGCTCCTGCGGATCTCGGTGGCCGACACCCGACGCCCGCCGCTGCTGGTGGTGGGCCGGATCGACAGGATCGCCGACGACGTCGAGCGCGCCACCCTGCTCGACCGGCTCGTCGCGCTCGGTGAGAACCGGTCGGTGATCATCGGCGACGTGAACCCTGTCGACCCCACCGTCGGGGTGCGGGCCGTGGTGGACATGCACGATCTGCTCGGACCCGGTGACATCGGCGTCCTGACGAGAAGGAAGTGACAGGTGCTCGCAGGCATCTCTCTCGGTAGCGACTCGAAACGATACTTCCGCGGCACGATGCCGCGCATCGCGATCGCGACGATCATCCTCATGCCGTTGCTGTACGGCGCCATGTACCTGTGGGCCTTCTGGAACCCGTTCGGTGCGGTGAACAAGATTCCCGCGGCGATCGTCAACAACGACACCGGTCGTTCGTCGACGGGGGAGCAGATCGACGCCGGTGATCAGGTCGTCACGTCCCTCATCGCTTCAGGACAGCTGGATCTGGCCGAGGTGTCGGAGGAGGACGCCGTCTCTGGCTTGGCCGACGGAAAGTACTACTACACCATCACGATTCCGGAGAACTTCACCGAAGCGGTCGAATCCCCCAACGGCGACAACCCCGAGAAGGCGAATCTGGTCTTCACCTTCAACGACGCGAACAACTACCTCGCCACGATCATCGGGCAGGACGCGTCCGAACAGGTGATCGGACAGGTGAACTCCACGATCGGCGCCCAGGGTGTCGGGACCGTGCTCACCGGTCTGGAGAGCGCCGGTTCGGGTCTGAAACAGGCCGCCGGCGGTGCCGGACAGCTCGCCGACGGTATCGACACCGCCAAGGACGGAGCCGACCAGCTCGCATCCGGCTCGCAGGAACTGGCGACGAACATGGTCACGGCGCGGGACGGGTCGGCGCAGCTCGCCGCCGGTGCGAACGAACTCGCGACCGCGGTCGACGGGGTGACCGGGCCTCTGCTCGGTGCACTCGACAGCGGTGCCCTCGCCGGCGTCGCGGGGCAGGCGGCCGACCTGCGGGCCTCACTCGACGCGCTCGAAGCGCGGGTGCCACAGACCGCGCAGTCGACGGTGAACCAGGCCGTGCAGCAGGTCGTCGACGTCCTGAATCGCAGTTCCGATCCGATCGTGCAGCAGGCGATTGTCGCGTTGACGCCGCTCACGGCCCAGCAGACGGTCTCCGATGTCGATGTCCTGCGTGCGGAGATCGTGCGGCTGCAGTCGGACGCCGAACAACTCGAATACCAGCTCGGCAATCCGAACAGTCCGCTGCAGGGCGTCCTGACGACGCTCTCCAGCGGTGGAATCGCGGCGGAAGTGAACCAACTCCGCAATGGGGTCGGCGAACTGAGCGCCGGCGCCGCCACCCTGAATTCCGGCCTCGTCCAACTCACCGACGGCAGCTTCCAGCTCGCCGACGGAGCGGGGGAACTGTCCTCGGGCATGGTCGAACTGCAGTCGGGTTCACAGGAACTCGCGCAGGCCTTGAGTCAGGGTGCCACCCAGGTGCCGAGCTGGTCGGACGAACAGCGCACCACAACCGCTGAAACATTGTCGACTCCGGTTGCGCTGCAACAGAACTACACCAACGAGGCGCCCACCTTCGGAACCGGTTTCGCGCCGTTCTTCCTGTCGCTCGCCCTGTTCGTCGGCGGCATCATCACCTGGATGCTGCTCACGCCGCTGCAGTCGCGACCCACGGTCGCCGGCCTCGGGGCCTACCGCACCGTCCTCGCGTCGTACTGGCCGGCTCTGCTGGTGGGCATCCTGCAGGTGATCGTGATGTACACGGTCGTCCACTTCGGTGTCGGACTGAACGTCGAGCACGTGGTGGGAACGGTCCTGTTCCTGATGTTGATCTCCGCGACGTACCTGGCCATGATCCAGGCGTTCAACGCGATCTTCGGTGTCGCGGTCGGCCGTGTGGTCACGCTGGCCTTCCTGATGCTGCAGCTGGTGTCGGCCGGCGGTATCTACCCCGTTCCCACCACTGCGAAGCCGTTCCAGTACATCCATCCGTTCGACCCGATGACCTACACCGTCAACGGTCTGCGGCAGCTCACCGTCGCCGAGCACATCGACTCGCGGTTGTGGATCGCAATCACTGTTCTGGCGGGAATCCTGCTCGTATCGTTGACCCTGAGTGCCCTGTCGGTCCGCCGCAACCGCCGCTACACGATGGAGCGGCTGTACCCGCCGATCGAGGTGTGAGGACCGCCCCGAGTATCCCGACGTCCACCGGATCGGACGAGTGTTCGATGCGCGAATTATGGAGGAAGCCATGTCAGATACCACCGCTCCTACCGAGACACTCGCACCCGCCTACACGGGCCGGCTCGGTACCGAACCGATTCCCGCTCTGAGACTGCCGAAGTCGGAGACCGAACCGGAAGCGGCCTACCGCTTCATCCACGACGAACTGATGCTCGACGGCAGTTCGCGGCTCAACCTGGCCACCTTCGTCACCACCTGGATGGATCCGCAGGCCGACCGTCTCATGGCCGAGACGTTCGACAAGAACATGATCGACAAGGACGAGTACCCGGCGACGGCGGAGATCGAGACCCGTTGCGTCAACATGGTGGCGGCGCTGTTCCACGCAGAGGATCTGTCTCCCTCCGATCCCGCCTCGGCCACCGGTGTCTCGACGGTCGGATCGTCCGAGGCCGTGATGCTCGCCGGTCTCGCTCTCAAGTGGCGCTGGCGTCAGGCCCGGCAGGCGGCGGGTAAGGATGCCTCCAAGCCCAACCTGGTGCTCGGCAGCAACGTCCAGGTGGTGTGGGAGAAGTTCTGCCGATATTTCGATGTCGAACCGAAGTACCTGCCGATGGAGCCCGGCCGCTACGTGATCACCCCCGACCAGGTCCGCGAAGCAGTCGACGAGAACACCATCGGTGTCGTCGCGATCCTCGGCACGACCTTCACCGGTGAACTCGAACCCGTCGCGGAGATTGCAGCGGCACTCGATGAGGTCGCTGCAGCCGGTGGTCCCGATGTGCCGCTCCATGTCGACGCCGCCAGCGGTGGATTCGTCGTCCCGTTCCTCCATCCGGAACTCGAATGGGACTTCCGTGTACCGCGAGTGGTGTCCATCAACGTCAGTGGCCACAAGTACGGCATGACCTATCCGGGTATCGGCTTCGTCGTATGGCGCTCGAAGGAACATCTGCCCGAGGATCTCGTCTTCCGCGTCAACTACCTCGGCGGCGACATGCCGACTTTCACCCTGAACTTCTCGCGCTCCGGAAATCAGGTGGTCGGCCAGTACTACAACTTCATCCGTCTCGGGGTCGCCGGGTACACCCAGATCATGGAGTCCCTGCGTGACACCGCCCTGATGTTGTCGCGCATGATCTCCGGGATCGACGACATGGAGATCATCACCGACGGTTCCGCGATCCCGGTGCTGTCCTTCCGGTTGGTGGGGGAGCCGGGATACACGGTCTTCGACGTCTCCCACGAACTGCGGGCCCGCGGATTCCAGGTCCCCGCGTACACGATGCCGGCCGATGCCGAGGACGTCGCGGTGCTGCGCATCGTGCTCCGCGAGGGATTCAGCCGCGATCTCGCCTACAAACTCGGCAAGGACATCGCCGAGGTGGTGGGTTATCTCCGCGAGGGTGTCGGCCGCGGCCACACCGGGCAGGCATTCGCGCACTGAGCGCTTTCACGTCCACGGCTCTTCGGTTCGGGGTGCTGCGCGAGGTTCCTCTCCGCGCCCACGGCGAAGGGGGAGAAACTCGCGGAGTTTCTCCCCCTTCGCCATGAGAATCGTTCGTGAACTGTCCGAATGGATGCACTCGAAATTGCCCGAATGTGATTCTCCACGCGGTGCGACAATTCCGGAGAAATCCGTCATTTCTCCCGCGGGCTGCTAAAGTTTGCGCACCCCGTGAGTTCGATTCGGGAAGATGCTGCCCTGGATGCGAAAGGGATTGTGAACGTGCCGAGAACGATGCCCTTGTCTCGTCGCCGTTTGTTCTCCGTTCTGTCGGCACACCCCGAATTGGTCGTGATCCATGGGGGTCCCTTCTCGGGCAAGACGACTCTCGTCGATACATGGCTGGCGACCGATCCGTGCCCCGATGCGGTGCCGGTCATCGTCCGCGCACCCGCTCCGGATGTCGTATCCGAGGCGTACTGGGCAACGGTGTCGTCGTCGCTCTGCAACTCTCTCGGGATCGGCGAACCCGTTGCGGCAGCGGGATCGTTCGAGGCACTGTGCTCGGTGCTCGTGCGGGACGTGCGACCGGTGATGTTCGTGCTCGACGGTGTACGGTCCGTCGACGCGATCGAGGAACGGGTCGGGCAACTGCTGCAACTCGGACCGCAGATCCGGGTCGTGGTGACGAGCCGGGCCGCGGGTTCGTGGGATGCCTACGTCGACGGACATCCCCGCAGGGCGATCGTGGACGCCGACGCCCTGGCGTTCACCGCGGACGAGACCGCTGCCTTGTGCCGGGTCTTCGGTATCGCGCGCGACGAACGCACCGTCGAGTGGATCAACCGCCGTACCGAGGGTTTCGCCGCATTCGTCGAGGCTGTCTGCGCGACGTTGCGGTCCCACACGCCGCAGTCGGCGACGTACGGCACCGAGGCTCTCGATGTACTCGTCGACTCGGCCGTCGATCTCGTCGTGACGCGATTCGTGGCCGCGAATCCCGCACTGGCCCGGTCGTCGCGCGCCGTTCTCGTCTCCGCTGCGCCGAACAGGGTGACGGCGTCGTCCGTTTCGGCCCTGCCGCAGGTCGCCGACGGCGACGAGCTCGTCGACGTCCTGGTCGTGTCGGGGTTGGTCGAGGCGTGCCCGGCGGACGAGGAGACGGCGTGGTGTTATCCCGAGATCGTCCGTGCATCGCTCCTGCGGGTGGGTAGCGCAGAATGCCCGGAGGAACTGTGGGATGCGCGGTCCGCTCTCATCGAGTACTGGTTGGGACGTTCGCGACCGGACCTCGCCCTCGAGCACGCTGTGGAGCGGCGCGACTGGCAGTCCGCGCTCGGCATCATCGAACGGAACTGGGTGGCGCTGTACGGGAGTGGTTCGCTTCGCTCCGTGGGATTCGTGTTGCTCGAGTTGTTACCGGACGACATCGCGGCGCACGATCGGACCGTCGCGTCGCTACGGGCCGTCGCCCGAGTGCAGAACGAGTCGAAGGACGCAGAGCAGGAATCGATTCCGTATCCGTCCGAAGGTGTGACGGACCTCTCGGTGCCCTCCGCGAAGTTCCCGCAGGCCTTCGAAACGATTCTCCGTCTCGGCAGCCTCCGGATGCAGGGTGCATACGACGAGGCGATGGAGGTGTGCGACGACCTGGCCTCCGACCAGGTGCCGGACGTCGGGCAGCTCGACGACACCACTCGGCACGCGCACGGACTGAAATACCTCAATCTCGGCACCGTCTATCTGCTCGGCGGACGTACCACGGATGCCGGAACGATGCTGCGCCACGCGCATACGGCGGGGCGAGGTGTGTTCGTCGAACGGGAGGCTGCAGGCAAGCTCGCCCTCCTGGAGGCCCTGCGGGGCCGGCCACACGAAGCCGTCCGATGGATCGAGGAGGAACGTCGACATCCGCCTGTCCTCGGTGAGGCCGAGGCGCTGGTCCGTACGGCGGGGCTCGCCGCGACCGCGCTCGTGGCACTCGATCGGCTCGACACCGGCACGGCCTCACGTGCCCTCGCCGAGCTCGGCACGCCCAGCCACGTCGAAGAGCTGTGGGCGGCCGCCATGTACGCACGGGGGCGTCTGGCGTTGCTGACCGGCGTGCCCGCCGACGGTCTGCTGTACATCGATGCGGAATTGCAGCGTTTCGCGCATCGCCTCACCGGTATGTCCGCCGTGCTGATCGATGCCGTACGAGCCGACCTCCATCTCGCGCTCGGCGAGGCCGGCGCGGTACGCGAGTTGCTGGACGGGTCGACGCATCCGCTCACGGCTCCGGCTCGTGCGCGACTGCGCCTGCTCGCCGGCGATCCCGGAGGCGCCGAGGTGATCGTGCATCGTGGCGACGCGGACCGTGAGCACTGTCCCGCCCTCGGTGCGGAACTCGCTCTCATCGGAGCCGTGGCGGCGTTGCGGCTCGGCCGACGCGCCGACGCGCGCCGACACCTCCAGCGGGCGGTCGTGCTCGCCGAACATGCCGGGGTGAC harbors:
- a CDS encoding glutamate decarboxylase; protein product: MSDTTAPTETLAPAYTGRLGTEPIPALRLPKSETEPEAAYRFIHDELMLDGSSRLNLATFVTTWMDPQADRLMAETFDKNMIDKDEYPATAEIETRCVNMVAALFHAEDLSPSDPASATGVSTVGSSEAVMLAGLALKWRWRQARQAAGKDASKPNLVLGSNVQVVWEKFCRYFDVEPKYLPMEPGRYVITPDQVREAVDENTIGVVAILGTTFTGELEPVAEIAAALDEVAAAGGPDVPLHVDAASGGFVVPFLHPELEWDFRVPRVVSINVSGHKYGMTYPGIGFVVWRSKEHLPEDLVFRVNYLGGDMPTFTLNFSRSGNQVVGQYYNFIRLGVAGYTQIMESLRDTALMLSRMISGIDDMEIITDGSAIPVLSFRLVGEPGYTVFDVSHELRARGFQVPAYTMPADAEDVAVLRIVLREGFSRDLAYKLGKDIAEVVGYLREGVGRGHTGQAFAH
- a CDS encoding YhgE/Pip domain-containing protein, with the translated sequence MLAGISLGSDSKRYFRGTMPRIAIATIILMPLLYGAMYLWAFWNPFGAVNKIPAAIVNNDTGRSSTGEQIDAGDQVVTSLIASGQLDLAEVSEEDAVSGLADGKYYYTITIPENFTEAVESPNGDNPEKANLVFTFNDANNYLATIIGQDASEQVIGQVNSTIGAQGVGTVLTGLESAGSGLKQAAGGAGQLADGIDTAKDGADQLASGSQELATNMVTARDGSAQLAAGANELATAVDGVTGPLLGALDSGALAGVAGQAADLRASLDALEARVPQTAQSTVNQAVQQVVDVLNRSSDPIVQQAIVALTPLTAQQTVSDVDVLRAEIVRLQSDAEQLEYQLGNPNSPLQGVLTTLSSGGIAAEVNQLRNGVGELSAGAATLNSGLVQLTDGSFQLADGAGELSSGMVELQSGSQELAQALSQGATQVPSWSDEQRTTTAETLSTPVALQQNYTNEAPTFGTGFAPFFLSLALFVGGIITWMLLTPLQSRPTVAGLGAYRTVLASYWPALLVGILQVIVMYTVVHFGVGLNVEHVVGTVLFLMLISATYLAMIQAFNAIFGVAVGRVVTLAFLMLQLVSAGGIYPVPTTAKPFQYIHPFDPMTYTVNGLRQLTVAEHIDSRLWIAITVLAGILLVSLTLSALSVRRNRRYTMERLYPPIEV
- a CDS encoding LuxR C-terminal-related transcriptional regulator, producing MFSVLSAHPELVVIHGGPFSGKTTLVDTWLATDPCPDAVPVIVRAPAPDVVSEAYWATVSSSLCNSLGIGEPVAAAGSFEALCSVLVRDVRPVMFVLDGVRSVDAIEERVGQLLQLGPQIRVVVTSRAAGSWDAYVDGHPRRAIVDADALAFTADETAALCRVFGIARDERTVEWINRRTEGFAAFVEAVCATLRSHTPQSATYGTEALDVLVDSAVDLVVTRFVAANPALARSSRAVLVSAAPNRVTASSVSALPQVADGDELVDVLVVSGLVEACPADEETAWCYPEIVRASLLRVGSAECPEELWDARSALIEYWLGRSRPDLALEHAVERRDWQSALGIIERNWVALYGSGSLRSVGFVLLELLPDDIAAHDRTVASLRAVARVQNESKDAEQESIPYPSEGVTDLSVPSAKFPQAFETILRLGSLRMQGAYDEAMEVCDDLASDQVPDVGQLDDTTRHAHGLKYLNLGTVYLLGGRTTDAGTMLRHAHTAGRGVFVEREAAGKLALLEALRGRPHEAVRWIEEERRHPPVLGEAEALVRTAGLAATALVALDRLDTGTASRALAELGTPSHVEELWAAAMYARGRLALLTGVPADGLLYIDAELQRFAHRLTGMSAVLIDAVRADLHLALGEAGAVRELLDGSTHPLTAPARARLRLLAGDPGGAEVIVHRGDADREHCPALGAELALIGAVAALRLGRRADARRHLQRAVVLAEHAGVTRPFVAVPPSAVRDILSLGVELPIDLDAAMAEYGIFREIRVVVRLTPRERAVLDALLAGGTARSIAKDQFVALNTVKTQLRSLYRKLGAHSREEAIVQARRLVVG